The following proteins come from a genomic window of Salvia hispanica cultivar TCC Black 2014 chromosome 4, UniMelb_Shisp_WGS_1.0, whole genome shotgun sequence:
- the LOC125222510 gene encoding protein prenyltransferase alpha subunit repeat-containing protein 1-A isoform X1 has translation MLGLHVSTMNVAAVDPSNLLIQLEGILESDPFIDEVGFIHPTQFAFLSEDVPSSTSLSPVADGSLLEDDTIKSEPAVCNSSNTCFWHHEHKLGISTLVLAQLYRAAKDAFMDSHRQCRMLSSSQCKKDEKLDEIASVCSTSFLNIAEIEVMRHSKALLLLSSDFGTAWNFRKLIVSKKQLFPMFMDELLLSALVLSYSPKSERAWSHRRWVIKMIAGKSANLPEIVERESELVKKIVENSKMNYRAWNHRCWLVSYMSDSQVSLKVLLELHSSRDWAALHVADNSCFHFRARLLVQMIENSRHYKDFNGLSNEELQKLWKEELDWDAMLIRLYVGRESLWLHRRFLSLIWMKHLAVDGQSNMFVKDELKLFQSCTIIPDNEYGEYQAQTTFSATYITWLAKQMPESFGVVLKESSQFEALKLLLDQAEKSFLWDSLNASTQQ, from the exons ATGCTGGGTCTACATGTGTCAACAATGAATGTAGCTGCAGTGGATCCATCTAATCTTCTTATCCAGCTGGAGGGTATTTTGGAATCTGACCCTTTCAT TGATGAAGTTGGGTTCATTCATCCAACACAGTTTGCTTTTTTAAGTGAGGATGTCCCTAGTTCTACCTCCTTGTCGCCTGTGGCTGATGGGTCTCTCCTAGAGGATGATACCATTAAATCAGAACCAGCAGTCTGTAATAGTTCTAATACTTGCTTTTGGCATCATGAACATAAGCTGGGAATCTCTACCCTTGTTCTTGCTCAACTATATAGAGCGGCTAAAGACGCATTCATGGATTCACATAGACAATGCAGGATGTTGAGCAGTTCTCAATGTAAGAAGGATGAAAAACTAGATGAAATTGCATCAGTGTGTTCAACTTCTTTCTTAAACATTGCTGAAATTGAAGTTATGAGACATAGCAAGGCACTTCTTCTACTAAGCTCTGATTTTGGCACAGCATGGAATTTCAG GAAGTTAATTGTGTCAAAGAAGCAGCTCTTTCCGATGTTCATGGATGAACTGCTTTTATCAGCTCTGGTTCTATCCTATTCGCCAAAAAGTGAACGTGCTTGGAGCCACAG GAGATGGGTGATCAAGATGATAGCTGGAAAGTCTGCAAATCTACCAGAGATTGTGGAAAGAGAATCtgagttagtgaaaaaaatagtagag AACTCTAAGATGAATTACCGTGCTTGGAATCACCGCTGCTGGTTGGTTTCCTACATGTCGGACTCACAGGTCAGTTTGAAG GTACTACTTGAGCTGCACAGTTCCAGAGATTGGGCTGCGCTTCATGTTGCTGATAACTCTTGTTTCCACTTCCGAGCT CGGTTACTGGTCCAGATGATAGAGAATTCACGGCATTACAAGGATTTCAATGGTTTGTCAAATGAAGAACTTCAAAAACTATGGAAG GAGGAACTGGACTGGGATGCAATGTTGATAAGGCTATACGTGGGAAGAGAG TCTCTGTGGCTTCATCGTCGCTTCCTGTCACTGATATGGATGAAACATTTAGCTGTTGATGGCCAGAGTAACATGTTCGTCAAAGATGAATTAAAGCTATTCCAATCCTGCACAATTATCCCTGATAATGAATATGGGGAATATCAAGCACAAACAACCTTTTCAGCTACCTACATTACTTGGCTTGCTAAG CAAATGCCCGAGTCTTTCGGTGTGGTGCTTAAAGAAAGCTCACAGTTTGAGGCGCTCAAGCTATTACTCGACCAAGCTGAAAAGAGCTTCCTTTGGGATTCTCTGAATGCAAGCACTCAACAATGA
- the LOC125222510 gene encoding protein prenyltransferase alpha subunit repeat-containing protein 1-A isoform X2, translating to MLGLHVSTMNVAAVDPSNLLIQLEGILESDPFIDEVGFIHPTQFAFLSEDVPSSTSLSPVADGSLLEDDTIKSEPAVCNSSNTCFWHHEHKLGISTLVLAQLYRAAKDAFMDSHRQCRMLSSSQCKKDEKLDEIASVCSTSFLNIAEIEVMRHSKALLLLSSDFGTAWNFRKLIVSKKQLFPMFMDELLLSALVLSYSPKSERAWSHRRWVIKMIAGKSANLPEIVERESELVKKIVENSKMNYRAWNHRCWLVSYMSDSQVLLELHSSRDWAALHVADNSCFHFRARLLVQMIENSRHYKDFNGLSNEELQKLWKEELDWDAMLIRLYVGRESLWLHRRFLSLIWMKHLAVDGQSNMFVKDELKLFQSCTIIPDNEYGEYQAQTTFSATYITWLAKQMPESFGVVLKESSQFEALKLLLDQAEKSFLWDSLNASTQQ from the exons ATGCTGGGTCTACATGTGTCAACAATGAATGTAGCTGCAGTGGATCCATCTAATCTTCTTATCCAGCTGGAGGGTATTTTGGAATCTGACCCTTTCAT TGATGAAGTTGGGTTCATTCATCCAACACAGTTTGCTTTTTTAAGTGAGGATGTCCCTAGTTCTACCTCCTTGTCGCCTGTGGCTGATGGGTCTCTCCTAGAGGATGATACCATTAAATCAGAACCAGCAGTCTGTAATAGTTCTAATACTTGCTTTTGGCATCATGAACATAAGCTGGGAATCTCTACCCTTGTTCTTGCTCAACTATATAGAGCGGCTAAAGACGCATTCATGGATTCACATAGACAATGCAGGATGTTGAGCAGTTCTCAATGTAAGAAGGATGAAAAACTAGATGAAATTGCATCAGTGTGTTCAACTTCTTTCTTAAACATTGCTGAAATTGAAGTTATGAGACATAGCAAGGCACTTCTTCTACTAAGCTCTGATTTTGGCACAGCATGGAATTTCAG GAAGTTAATTGTGTCAAAGAAGCAGCTCTTTCCGATGTTCATGGATGAACTGCTTTTATCAGCTCTGGTTCTATCCTATTCGCCAAAAAGTGAACGTGCTTGGAGCCACAG GAGATGGGTGATCAAGATGATAGCTGGAAAGTCTGCAAATCTACCAGAGATTGTGGAAAGAGAATCtgagttagtgaaaaaaatagtagag AACTCTAAGATGAATTACCGTGCTTGGAATCACCGCTGCTGGTTGGTTTCCTACATGTCGGACTCACAG GTACTACTTGAGCTGCACAGTTCCAGAGATTGGGCTGCGCTTCATGTTGCTGATAACTCTTGTTTCCACTTCCGAGCT CGGTTACTGGTCCAGATGATAGAGAATTCACGGCATTACAAGGATTTCAATGGTTTGTCAAATGAAGAACTTCAAAAACTATGGAAG GAGGAACTGGACTGGGATGCAATGTTGATAAGGCTATACGTGGGAAGAGAG TCTCTGTGGCTTCATCGTCGCTTCCTGTCACTGATATGGATGAAACATTTAGCTGTTGATGGCCAGAGTAACATGTTCGTCAAAGATGAATTAAAGCTATTCCAATCCTGCACAATTATCCCTGATAATGAATATGGGGAATATCAAGCACAAACAACCTTTTCAGCTACCTACATTACTTGGCTTGCTAAG CAAATGCCCGAGTCTTTCGGTGTGGTGCTTAAAGAAAGCTCACAGTTTGAGGCGCTCAAGCTATTACTCGACCAAGCTGAAAAGAGCTTCCTTTGGGATTCTCTGAATGCAAGCACTCAACAATGA
- the LOC125222510 gene encoding protein prenyltransferase alpha subunit repeat-containing protein 1-A isoform X5, with product MLGLHVSTMNVAAVDPSNLLIQLEGILESDPFIDEVGFIHPTQFAFLSEDVPSSTSLSPVADGSLLEDDTIKSEPAVCNSSNTCFWHHEHKLGISTLVLAQLYRAAKDAFMDSHRQCRMLSSSQCKKDEKLDEIASVCSTSFLNIAEIEVMRHSKALLLLSSDFGTAWNFRKLIVSKKQLFPMFMDELLLSALVLSYSPKSERAWSHRRWVIKMIAGKSANLPEIVERESELVKKIVENSKMNYRAWNHRCWLVSYMSDSQVSLKVLLELHSSRDWAALHVADNSCFHFRARLLVQMIENSRHYKDFNGLSNEELQKLWKEELDWDAMLIRLYVGREISSSLCGFIVASCH from the exons ATGCTGGGTCTACATGTGTCAACAATGAATGTAGCTGCAGTGGATCCATCTAATCTTCTTATCCAGCTGGAGGGTATTTTGGAATCTGACCCTTTCAT TGATGAAGTTGGGTTCATTCATCCAACACAGTTTGCTTTTTTAAGTGAGGATGTCCCTAGTTCTACCTCCTTGTCGCCTGTGGCTGATGGGTCTCTCCTAGAGGATGATACCATTAAATCAGAACCAGCAGTCTGTAATAGTTCTAATACTTGCTTTTGGCATCATGAACATAAGCTGGGAATCTCTACCCTTGTTCTTGCTCAACTATATAGAGCGGCTAAAGACGCATTCATGGATTCACATAGACAATGCAGGATGTTGAGCAGTTCTCAATGTAAGAAGGATGAAAAACTAGATGAAATTGCATCAGTGTGTTCAACTTCTTTCTTAAACATTGCTGAAATTGAAGTTATGAGACATAGCAAGGCACTTCTTCTACTAAGCTCTGATTTTGGCACAGCATGGAATTTCAG GAAGTTAATTGTGTCAAAGAAGCAGCTCTTTCCGATGTTCATGGATGAACTGCTTTTATCAGCTCTGGTTCTATCCTATTCGCCAAAAAGTGAACGTGCTTGGAGCCACAG GAGATGGGTGATCAAGATGATAGCTGGAAAGTCTGCAAATCTACCAGAGATTGTGGAAAGAGAATCtgagttagtgaaaaaaatagtagag AACTCTAAGATGAATTACCGTGCTTGGAATCACCGCTGCTGGTTGGTTTCCTACATGTCGGACTCACAGGTCAGTTTGAAG GTACTACTTGAGCTGCACAGTTCCAGAGATTGGGCTGCGCTTCATGTTGCTGATAACTCTTGTTTCCACTTCCGAGCT CGGTTACTGGTCCAGATGATAGAGAATTCACGGCATTACAAGGATTTCAATGGTTTGTCAAATGAAGAACTTCAAAAACTATGGAAG GAGGAACTGGACTGGGATGCAATGTTGATAAGGCTATACGTGGGAAGAGAG ATTTCTTCAAGTCTCTGTGGCTTCATCGTCGCTTCCTGTCACTGA
- the LOC125222510 gene encoding geranylgeranyl transferase type-2 subunit alpha isoform X4, with translation MLGLHVSTMNVAAVDPSNLLIQLEGILESDPFIDEVGFIHPTQFAFLSEDVPSSTSLSPVADGSLLEDDTIKSEPAVCNSSNTCFWHHEHKLGISTLVLAQLYRAAKDAFMDSHRQCRMLSSSQCKKDEKLDEIASVCSTSFLNIAEIEVMRHSKALLLLSSDFGTAWNFRKLIVSKKQLFPMFMDELLLSALVLSYSPKSERAWSHRRWVIKMIAGKSANLPEIVERESELVKKIVENSKMNYRAWNHRCWLVSYMSDSQVLLELHSSRDWAALHVADNSCFHFRAEELDWDAMLIRLYVGRESLWLHRRFLSLIWMKHLAVDGQSNMFVKDELKLFQSCTIIPDNEYGEYQAQTTFSATYITWLAKQMPESFGVVLKESSQFEALKLLLDQAEKSFLWDSLNASTQQ, from the exons ATGCTGGGTCTACATGTGTCAACAATGAATGTAGCTGCAGTGGATCCATCTAATCTTCTTATCCAGCTGGAGGGTATTTTGGAATCTGACCCTTTCAT TGATGAAGTTGGGTTCATTCATCCAACACAGTTTGCTTTTTTAAGTGAGGATGTCCCTAGTTCTACCTCCTTGTCGCCTGTGGCTGATGGGTCTCTCCTAGAGGATGATACCATTAAATCAGAACCAGCAGTCTGTAATAGTTCTAATACTTGCTTTTGGCATCATGAACATAAGCTGGGAATCTCTACCCTTGTTCTTGCTCAACTATATAGAGCGGCTAAAGACGCATTCATGGATTCACATAGACAATGCAGGATGTTGAGCAGTTCTCAATGTAAGAAGGATGAAAAACTAGATGAAATTGCATCAGTGTGTTCAACTTCTTTCTTAAACATTGCTGAAATTGAAGTTATGAGACATAGCAAGGCACTTCTTCTACTAAGCTCTGATTTTGGCACAGCATGGAATTTCAG GAAGTTAATTGTGTCAAAGAAGCAGCTCTTTCCGATGTTCATGGATGAACTGCTTTTATCAGCTCTGGTTCTATCCTATTCGCCAAAAAGTGAACGTGCTTGGAGCCACAG GAGATGGGTGATCAAGATGATAGCTGGAAAGTCTGCAAATCTACCAGAGATTGTGGAAAGAGAATCtgagttagtgaaaaaaatagtagag AACTCTAAGATGAATTACCGTGCTTGGAATCACCGCTGCTGGTTGGTTTCCTACATGTCGGACTCACAG GTACTACTTGAGCTGCACAGTTCCAGAGATTGGGCTGCGCTTCATGTTGCTGATAACTCTTGTTTCCACTTCCGAGCT GAGGAACTGGACTGGGATGCAATGTTGATAAGGCTATACGTGGGAAGAGAG TCTCTGTGGCTTCATCGTCGCTTCCTGTCACTGATATGGATGAAACATTTAGCTGTTGATGGCCAGAGTAACATGTTCGTCAAAGATGAATTAAAGCTATTCCAATCCTGCACAATTATCCCTGATAATGAATATGGGGAATATCAAGCACAAACAACCTTTTCAGCTACCTACATTACTTGGCTTGCTAAG CAAATGCCCGAGTCTTTCGGTGTGGTGCTTAAAGAAAGCTCACAGTTTGAGGCGCTCAAGCTATTACTCGACCAAGCTGAAAAGAGCTTCCTTTGGGATTCTCTGAATGCAAGCACTCAACAATGA
- the LOC125222510 gene encoding uncharacterized protein LOC125222510 isoform X3 → MLGLHVSTMNVAAVDPSNLLIQLEGILESDPFIDEVGFIHPTQFAFLSEDVPSSTSLSPVADGSLLEDDTIKSEPAVCNSSNTCFWHHEHKLGISTLVLAQLYRAAKDAFMDSHRQCRMLSSSQCKKDEKLDEIASVCSTSFLNIAEIEVMRHSKALLLLSSDFGTAWNFRKLIVSKKQLFPMFMDELLLSALVLSYSPKSERAWSHRRWVIKMIAGKSANLPEIVERESELVKKIVENSKMNYRAWNHRCWLVSYMSDSQVSLKVLLELHSSRDWAALHVADNSCFHFRAEELDWDAMLIRLYVGRESLWLHRRFLSLIWMKHLAVDGQSNMFVKDELKLFQSCTIIPDNEYGEYQAQTTFSATYITWLAKQMPESFGVVLKESSQFEALKLLLDQAEKSFLWDSLNASTQQ, encoded by the exons ATGCTGGGTCTACATGTGTCAACAATGAATGTAGCTGCAGTGGATCCATCTAATCTTCTTATCCAGCTGGAGGGTATTTTGGAATCTGACCCTTTCAT TGATGAAGTTGGGTTCATTCATCCAACACAGTTTGCTTTTTTAAGTGAGGATGTCCCTAGTTCTACCTCCTTGTCGCCTGTGGCTGATGGGTCTCTCCTAGAGGATGATACCATTAAATCAGAACCAGCAGTCTGTAATAGTTCTAATACTTGCTTTTGGCATCATGAACATAAGCTGGGAATCTCTACCCTTGTTCTTGCTCAACTATATAGAGCGGCTAAAGACGCATTCATGGATTCACATAGACAATGCAGGATGTTGAGCAGTTCTCAATGTAAGAAGGATGAAAAACTAGATGAAATTGCATCAGTGTGTTCAACTTCTTTCTTAAACATTGCTGAAATTGAAGTTATGAGACATAGCAAGGCACTTCTTCTACTAAGCTCTGATTTTGGCACAGCATGGAATTTCAG GAAGTTAATTGTGTCAAAGAAGCAGCTCTTTCCGATGTTCATGGATGAACTGCTTTTATCAGCTCTGGTTCTATCCTATTCGCCAAAAAGTGAACGTGCTTGGAGCCACAG GAGATGGGTGATCAAGATGATAGCTGGAAAGTCTGCAAATCTACCAGAGATTGTGGAAAGAGAATCtgagttagtgaaaaaaatagtagag AACTCTAAGATGAATTACCGTGCTTGGAATCACCGCTGCTGGTTGGTTTCCTACATGTCGGACTCACAGGTCAGTTTGAAG GTACTACTTGAGCTGCACAGTTCCAGAGATTGGGCTGCGCTTCATGTTGCTGATAACTCTTGTTTCCACTTCCGAGCT GAGGAACTGGACTGGGATGCAATGTTGATAAGGCTATACGTGGGAAGAGAG TCTCTGTGGCTTCATCGTCGCTTCCTGTCACTGATATGGATGAAACATTTAGCTGTTGATGGCCAGAGTAACATGTTCGTCAAAGATGAATTAAAGCTATTCCAATCCTGCACAATTATCCCTGATAATGAATATGGGGAATATCAAGCACAAACAACCTTTTCAGCTACCTACATTACTTGGCTTGCTAAG CAAATGCCCGAGTCTTTCGGTGTGGTGCTTAAAGAAAGCTCACAGTTTGAGGCGCTCAAGCTATTACTCGACCAAGCTGAAAAGAGCTTCCTTTGGGATTCTCTGAATGCAAGCACTCAACAATGA
- the LOC125220962 gene encoding uncharacterized protein LOC125220962, producing MPEMASFSEDDLMPKGPEESFICKGARGFTKGCGVRIQCASSALCNNERGLARFWFKHYIVNVMYACIILHNIIINDEGPGVVDWSDDEAGPSTGRATPPVSRGLPYEVIERLRERGEHAQATSHRALMSDMIEEVWARRSR from the coding sequence ATGCCCGAGATGGCCAGTTTTTCTGAAGACGATCTCATGCCCAAAGGACCCGAAGAGAGCTTTATTTGCAAAGGGGCAAGAGGATTCACGAAAGGATGTGGAGTAAGAATTCAGTGTGCTTCAAGCGCTTTGTGCAATAATGAAAGAGGCCTAGCTCGTTTCTGGTTCAAACATTATATCGTCAATGTCATGTACGCGTGCATTATCTTGCATAACATAATTATCAATGATGAAGGTCCAGGAGTTGTCGATTGGTCCGATGATGAAGCCGGACCGAGCACAGGTCGTGCAACCCCGCCGGTCAGTCGAGGTTTACCATACGAAGTCATTGAGAGACTACGGGAAAGAGGGGAACATGCGCAAGCAACAAGCCATCGTGCACTCATGTccgacatgattgaagaagtttgggcACGTAGAAGTCGTTGA